A single genomic interval of Lathyrus oleraceus cultivar Zhongwan6 chromosome 7, CAAS_Psat_ZW6_1.0, whole genome shotgun sequence harbors:
- the LOC127100960 gene encoding uncharacterized protein LOC127100960 isoform X1, translated as MDYERIQKPQGGGGFSPGKLRSMLLGVEKKRKQEEELDSNFTSRSQHSDMDESGGSGSDHCKDVDVVSVHPEYSSSADRTCSVEADSGDRMAKANAGLVTSRNRILEDSSLDYDSGYDNMIMSPSMFEFQKAERAPPRVPVGPFSKPAPSKWDDAQKWIASPTSNRPKTAQGQGQGGHAVPRKVAGLGSRQPSMKVVVEVPDQREIGLDEPDTKQIDANQTKMEGGGQKFVNWDDDPYAIANAYAVSLSQHNSSIAAQSATTFVPPPSTARSVSMRDMGTEMTPIASQEPSRTGTPVGATTPMLSPNSSRPSTPTRAAPSSTLINDNLNLNKNELSEKELQMKTRREIMVLGTQLGKMNIAAWASKEEEDKDASTSLKTKNAEQPTKSVIEARAAAWEEAEKAKYMARFRREEMKIQAWENHQKAKTEAKMRKIEVEVERIRSKSHDMLMNKLAAARHRAEEKRAAAEANRNHHAAKTEEQAEYIRRTGHVPSSYFSFSFCTWCS; from the exons ATGGATTATGAAAGGATTCAAAAGCCTCAG GGTGGTGGAGGATTTTCACCAGGAAAATTGAGAAGCATGCTACTTGGCGTGGAGAAGAAGAGGAAACAAGAGGAAGAGCTTGATTCTAACTTCACCTCAAGATCTCAACATTCAGACATGGATGAATCTG GTGGCAGTGGTTCTGATCATTGTAAAGACGTAGATGTTGTGAGTGTCCATCCTGAATATTCATCTTCTGCCGATCGAACGTGTAGCGTAGAGGCAGATAGTGGTGATCGTATGGCAAAGGCTAATGCGGGATTAGTGACTTCAAGGAATAGAATTCTGGAAGATTCTTCTTTAGATTACGATAGCGGGTATGATAATATGATTATGTCCCCATCAATGTTTGAATTTCAAAAGGCCGAGCGAGCCCCACCGAGAGTACCTGTGGGGCCATTCTCAAAACCAGCACCATCTAAATGGGACGACGCGCAGAAGTGGATAGCGAGTCCGACCTCAAACAGGCCAAAGACTGCACAGGGCCAGGGGCAAGGTGGACATGCAGTTCCGCGAAAGGTTGCCGGTCTTGGAAGCCGGCAACCTTCGATGAAAGTTGTCGTAGAAGTTCCAGATCAAAGAGAGATTGGCTTAGATGAACCGGATACAAAGCAAATTGATGCAAATCAAACTAAGATGGAAGGTGGAGGACAGAAGTTTGTGAATTGGGATGATGATCCTTATGCAATTGCAAATGCTTACG CGGTTAGTCTCAGCCAGCATAATTCATCAATTGCTGCCCAGAGTGCAACGACATTTGTTCCTCCCCCTTCAACGGCTCGATCTGTATCTATGAGAGATATGGGAACAGAAATGACACCTATTGCTAGCCAGGAGCCATCTAGAACAGGTACACCAGTAGGGGCAACAACACCAATGCTCAGTCCTAATTCTTCACGGCCTTCTACGCCCACCAGAGCCGCCCCTTCATCAACTTTAATCAATGACAATCTGAATCTTAACAAGAATGAGTTGTCTGAAAAGGAGCTACAAATGAAAACTAGGCGAGAAATAATGGTCCTTGGGACGCAGCTAGGTAAAATGAACATTGCTGCTTGGGCTAGCAAAGAAGAAGAGGACAAGGATGCATCCACTTCGCTGAAAACAAAAAATGCCGAACAGCCAACGAAGAGTGTCATTGAAGCACGTGCAGCAGCATGGGAGGAGGCCGAGAAGGCCAAATATATGGCCAG ATTTAGGCGCGAGGAGATGAAAATTCAAGCATGGGAAAATCACCAGAAAGCAAAAACGGAAGCCAAGATGAGAAAAATCGAG GTAGAGGTTGAAAGAATAAGGAGTAAGTCACACGACATGCTGATGAACAAATTAGCAGCTGCAAGGCACAGGGCGGAAGAAAAGCGAGCAGCAGCAGAAGCCAATAGAAACCATCATGCTGCTAAAACTGAGGAGCAAGCAGAGTATATCAGAAGAACTGGCCATGTACCTTCTtcatatttttcattttctttctgCACTTGGTGCTCTTAA
- the LOC127100960 gene encoding uncharacterized protein LOC127100960 isoform X2 produces the protein MLLGVEKKRKQEEELDSNFTSRSQHSDMDESGGSGSDHCKDVDVVSVHPEYSSSADRTCSVEADSGDRMAKANAGLVTSRNRILEDSSLDYDSGYDNMIMSPSMFEFQKAERAPPRVPVGPFSKPAPSKWDDAQKWIASPTSNRPKTAQGQGQGGHAVPRKVAGLGSRQPSMKVVVEVPDQREIGLDEPDTKQIDANQTKMEGGGQKFVNWDDDPYAIANAYAVSLSQHNSSIAAQSATTFVPPPSTARSVSMRDMGTEMTPIASQEPSRTGTPVGATTPMLSPNSSRPSTPTRAAPSSTLINDNLNLNKNELSEKELQMKTRREIMVLGTQLGKMNIAAWASKEEEDKDASTSLKTKNAEQPTKSVIEARAAAWEEAEKAKYMARFRREEMKIQAWENHQKAKTEAKMRKIEVEVERIRSKSHDMLMNKLAAARHRAEEKRAAAEANRNHHAAKTEEQAEYIRRTGHVPSSYFSFSFCTWCS, from the exons ATGCTACTTGGCGTGGAGAAGAAGAGGAAACAAGAGGAAGAGCTTGATTCTAACTTCACCTCAAGATCTCAACATTCAGACATGGATGAATCTG GTGGCAGTGGTTCTGATCATTGTAAAGACGTAGATGTTGTGAGTGTCCATCCTGAATATTCATCTTCTGCCGATCGAACGTGTAGCGTAGAGGCAGATAGTGGTGATCGTATGGCAAAGGCTAATGCGGGATTAGTGACTTCAAGGAATAGAATTCTGGAAGATTCTTCTTTAGATTACGATAGCGGGTATGATAATATGATTATGTCCCCATCAATGTTTGAATTTCAAAAGGCCGAGCGAGCCCCACCGAGAGTACCTGTGGGGCCATTCTCAAAACCAGCACCATCTAAATGGGACGACGCGCAGAAGTGGATAGCGAGTCCGACCTCAAACAGGCCAAAGACTGCACAGGGCCAGGGGCAAGGTGGACATGCAGTTCCGCGAAAGGTTGCCGGTCTTGGAAGCCGGCAACCTTCGATGAAAGTTGTCGTAGAAGTTCCAGATCAAAGAGAGATTGGCTTAGATGAACCGGATACAAAGCAAATTGATGCAAATCAAACTAAGATGGAAGGTGGAGGACAGAAGTTTGTGAATTGGGATGATGATCCTTATGCAATTGCAAATGCTTACG CGGTTAGTCTCAGCCAGCATAATTCATCAATTGCTGCCCAGAGTGCAACGACATTTGTTCCTCCCCCTTCAACGGCTCGATCTGTATCTATGAGAGATATGGGAACAGAAATGACACCTATTGCTAGCCAGGAGCCATCTAGAACAGGTACACCAGTAGGGGCAACAACACCAATGCTCAGTCCTAATTCTTCACGGCCTTCTACGCCCACCAGAGCCGCCCCTTCATCAACTTTAATCAATGACAATCTGAATCTTAACAAGAATGAGTTGTCTGAAAAGGAGCTACAAATGAAAACTAGGCGAGAAATAATGGTCCTTGGGACGCAGCTAGGTAAAATGAACATTGCTGCTTGGGCTAGCAAAGAAGAAGAGGACAAGGATGCATCCACTTCGCTGAAAACAAAAAATGCCGAACAGCCAACGAAGAGTGTCATTGAAGCACGTGCAGCAGCATGGGAGGAGGCCGAGAAGGCCAAATATATGGCCAG ATTTAGGCGCGAGGAGATGAAAATTCAAGCATGGGAAAATCACCAGAAAGCAAAAACGGAAGCCAAGATGAGAAAAATCGAG GTAGAGGTTGAAAGAATAAGGAGTAAGTCACACGACATGCTGATGAACAAATTAGCAGCTGCAAGGCACAGGGCGGAAGAAAAGCGAGCAGCAGCAGAAGCCAATAGAAACCATCATGCTGCTAAAACTGAGGAGCAAGCAGAGTATATCAGAAGAACTGGCCATGTACCTTCTtcatatttttcattttctttctgCACTTGGTGCTCTTAA